The genomic stretch ACAGTCTGGCTGGTTAGAGACCTAGAGCCGGCACAGTGAGTCGACCAATCAGAAGCAGAGAACACAAATTACAGCTGACATAGATACACAGATCTGGCCTTGAAAATCAGTTCCGAGCTCTCAAAGTGCTTAGTGCCGATTCCTATGAGGGCACGAATTCCCCTATTTTTGAGCGAGAGATCCTGACCCATCTCCGAGACGGAGACCGTGACCAGATCGGGTACGACTACGTCTGTCATCTGCTTGATGACTTTGAGCATCGTGGACCTAATGGAACGCACGTCTGCCTTGTTTTTGAACTGATGGGCGAGACGTTGCGGAGCTTCGGAGCCTGGTTTGCTGAAAGCAGGCTTCCGAACTCGGTGATGCGGAGGTTCACCATCCAACTTTTGCTGGTTCTCGATTTTGCCCACGAACATAATGTTATTCATACTGGTATGAGCTTGATGTCCAGGAGTTTATGTTTGGTCATCCACCGTTATGCTAATGTGTTCCCGAGTACCTATCAGATATCAAACCAGATAACATTTTTGTCAAGTTCAGGGACCATTCCTTGATAGAATCCGGTTATCTGACCGACGTTGCGATTCCCCAACAGGATCGGTTTGAGGAACAGTACTCCGTCGTGCCCTCAACACCCTTGCGCCAGTACTACTTCAATGATGCCGACAGTAGGCGCGTTGACGAGTTCGACATTGCACTGGGGGACTGGGGCGTCTCCAGCTGGGCGAACCGGCATTTAAGCGAAACGATTCAGCCCGTTGCCCTCCGTTCACCGGAAGTCCTGATCCAGGCGCCGTGGGACGCGAGCACCGATTTCTGGAACCTGGGGGCCGTCGTGCTGGAAATCTTTCAGGCGGTTCGCATGTTTAGCGGATCAGTCCCGCCGGACGGCCATTATGAGCTCAAAGAGCACCTTGCGGAGATTGTGGACTTGTTTGGGCCGTTTCCTAATGAGCTGCTGGCGAAATGGGATCAAAACCTGGTTCGGGACGTCTTTGGTGACGATGGTCGGATCAAGGACGCGCCGCCAATGAATCGGCCTGGGCTGGCGTCGGAAGCCTTCATGCCAGGCCTCGACCAAGAGCTCAGGGATATGTTTGCCTCCTTTCTGCAcgcgatgatgaagataaaTCCCGCCGATCGGGTTTCAGCGGAGGACCTCTTACGACACCCCTGGTTAGATGCACTTTAGAAAGGGTTCATGAAATAAGTAAGGCagggaggatggagagaaaaTGACCTTGTTGAACCCAGATATTAGTACCACGCCTGAACTCGCACATGCTCATCTTCATAGCGTCGCATAATAATTATAGCCG from Aspergillus oryzae RIB40 DNA, chromosome 1 encodes the following:
- a CDS encoding serine/threonine-protein kinase (serine/threonine protein kinase); amino-acid sequence: MPREATDIEEGTQVYRPEGFHPVYIGDVFKDRYKVLNKIGYGVYSTVWLVRDLEPAQSGLENQFRALKVLSADSYEGTNSPIFEREILTHLRDGDRDQIGYDYVCHLLDDFEHRGPNGTHVCLVFELMGETLRSFGAWFAESRLPNSVMRRFTIQLLLVLDFAHEHNVIHTDIKPDNIFVKFRDHSLIESGYLTDVAIPQQDRFEEQYSVVPSTPLRQYYFNDADSRRVDEFDIALGDWGVSSWANRHLSETIQPVALRSPEVLIQAPWDASTDFWNLGAVVLEIFQAVRMFSGSVPPDGHYELKEHLAEIVDLFGPFPNELLAKWDQNLVRDVFGDDGRIKDAPPMNRPGLASEAFMPGLDQELRDMFASFLHAMMKINPADRVSAEDLLRHPWLDAL